A genomic window from Roseofilum casamattae BLCC-M143 includes:
- a CDS encoding tetratricopeptide repeat protein, which yields MDNSLPVTYLLLFVVLLAAAAWFVFRQVWKTRRTEQLFSRLQKKLKTEKGTPQEYYELGCLYSDKKLYTKAIKLFEKSLKCDDIPERESALVYNALGYVYVVKEQYDLAIRQYKEALKANPDYAIAFNNIGFAYEKKNLIAQALESYERALQIAPNNATAKKRYNSLQKRLSPTSS from the coding sequence ATGGATAATTCACTCCCAGTCACCTATCTACTGTTATTCGTCGTGTTGTTAGCGGCTGCGGCTTGGTTTGTTTTTCGCCAAGTTTGGAAAACCCGTCGTACCGAACAGCTATTTTCTCGGTTGCAAAAGAAACTGAAAACTGAGAAAGGAACACCTCAAGAGTATTACGAATTGGGCTGTCTTTATTCTGATAAAAAACTTTATACAAAAGCCATAAAACTGTTTGAAAAATCCCTCAAGTGCGATGATATTCCAGAGCGAGAAAGTGCTCTAGTCTATAATGCCTTGGGTTATGTTTATGTAGTAAAAGAGCAGTACGATCTGGCAATTCGGCAGTATAAGGAAGCGTTGAAAGCAAACCCAGATTATGCGATCGCCTTCAATAATATTGGATTTGCTTATGAGAAGAAGAATTTAATTGCGCAAGCATTAGAGAGTTACGAGCGCGCGCTGCAAATTGCTCCGAATAATGCAACGGCGAAGAAACGGTATAATTCCTTACAAAAACGTCTCTCCCCAACAAGCTCGTAA
- the rplT gene encoding 50S ribosomal protein L20 has translation MPRVKRGNVARKRRKKILKLAKGFRGSHSKLFRTANQQVMKALRNAYRDRRKRKRDFRRLWIVRVNAAARQNGISYSKLMGSLKKSNIQINRKMLAEMAILDPQGFSKVVELATQQSA, from the coding sequence ATGCCTAGAGTCAAGCGGGGTAACGTCGCCCGAAAACGGCGTAAAAAAATTCTGAAGTTAGCGAAAGGGTTCCGAGGTTCTCACTCGAAGCTATTCCGGACGGCTAATCAGCAGGTGATGAAAGCATTGCGTAATGCTTACCGCGATCGCCGCAAGCGCAAGCGCGATTTCCGTCGCTTGTGGATTGTTCGGGTTAATGCTGCCGCTCGCCAAAATGGGATCAGCTACAGTAAGTTAATGGGAAGTCTGAAAAAATCTAATATTCAGATCAATCGGAAAATGCTGGCGGAGATGGCTATTCTGGATCCTCAAGGATTTAGTAAAGTGGTTGAGTTAGCAACCCAGCAGAGTGCTTAG
- the dnaA gene encoding chromosomal replication initiator protein DnaA, with the protein MEQSIDRLWSQVLNRLEQQLSQPTFETWIETAEAVEFQGNCLIVATPNLFVRNWLQTNYVDTITAAIEDILGYPVDIKITVLNQSFTSETISPIWSDTPKVSKSSSSLKPTALNPKYLFEHFVVGSNSRMAHAASLAVAESPGRDNPLSFNPLFLYGGVGLGKTHLMQAIGHYRLKICPEAKVFYVSTEKFTNDLIMAIRQDSRQSFRDHYRTADVLLVDDIQFIEGQESTQEEFFHTFNTLHEDGKQVVLASDRPPNQMPQLQERLCSRFSMGLIADIQPPDLETRMAILQKKAEYENLELPKEVIEYVATNYTSNIRELEGALIRTVAYLSISGVSMTVENIAPVLNPPAANVDVSTDTIFAAIEEELRVSSDDLKSNSRRREISQARQIAMYLMRQHTDLSLPKIGEAFGGKDHTTVMYSCDKVAQRRDKDPDVAKLLRQLSDRITLSGFSRKPFP; encoded by the coding sequence GTGGAACAATCTATCGATCGCCTTTGGAGCCAAGTTCTCAATCGTCTAGAGCAACAACTGAGTCAACCGACATTCGAGACATGGATCGAGACAGCAGAGGCGGTTGAGTTCCAAGGCAATTGTCTAATTGTAGCGACGCCAAATCTGTTTGTTCGCAACTGGTTGCAGACAAATTATGTTGATACGATTACCGCAGCGATCGAAGATATTTTGGGCTACCCTGTAGACATAAAAATTACCGTTTTAAATCAATCTTTCACCTCAGAAACGATTAGTCCAATTTGGTCTGATACTCCAAAAGTATCAAAAAGTTCTAGTTCGCTGAAACCGACAGCCTTAAACCCAAAATACCTGTTCGAGCATTTTGTTGTTGGGTCTAATAGTCGGATGGCTCATGCTGCTTCTCTGGCAGTAGCTGAATCTCCCGGACGCGATAATCCTCTGAGTTTTAATCCCCTCTTTCTTTATGGCGGTGTAGGATTAGGAAAAACTCACTTGATGCAAGCAATTGGTCACTACCGCCTGAAAATTTGTCCCGAGGCGAAAGTTTTTTATGTCTCGACCGAAAAGTTCACTAACGATCTCATTATGGCGATTCGTCAAGATAGTCGTCAATCCTTCCGAGATCATTATCGTACTGCTGATGTTTTATTAGTCGATGATATTCAATTTATTGAGGGTCAAGAATCCACTCAAGAAGAATTTTTCCATACCTTTAATACGTTACATGAGGATGGCAAGCAAGTGGTTTTGGCATCCGATCGCCCTCCGAACCAAATGCCGCAATTGCAGGAGCGCCTTTGTTCGCGATTCTCTATGGGTTTGATTGCGGATATTCAGCCTCCAGATTTAGAAACTCGCATGGCTATTTTGCAAAAGAAAGCTGAATATGAAAACTTGGAATTACCGAAGGAAGTGATTGAGTATGTGGCGACTAACTATACTTCAAATATTAGAGAACTTGAAGGTGCATTAATCCGAACGGTGGCTTATCTATCAATTTCTGGGGTATCGATGACTGTTGAGAATATCGCTCCCGTTCTGAATCCTCCAGCAGCCAATGTTGATGTCTCCACTGATACAATTTTTGCCGCAATTGAGGAAGAATTGCGTGTCAGTTCTGATGACTTGAAGAGTAATTCTCGGCGACGAGAAATCAGTCAGGCGCGGCAAATTGCTATGTATTTGATGCGGCAGCATACGGATTTAAGTTTGCCAAAAATAGGAGAAGCATTTGGCGGGAAAGATCATACAACAGTGATGTATAGTTGCGATAAGGTGGCGCAGCGGCGAGACAAAGATCCCGATGTGGCAAAGTTATTGCGGCAACTGAGCGATCGCATTACACTCAGTGGTTTTAGCCGCAAGCCTTTTCCCTAA
- the rpmI gene encoding 50S ribosomal protein L35, protein MPKLKTRKAAAKRFRSTGSGKIVRRRAFKNHLLQHKSSTRKRRLSQMAAVCERDEENVVLMLPYL, encoded by the coding sequence ATGCCTAAATTAAAAACACGGAAAGCAGCTGCTAAAAGATTTCGCAGTACTGGAAGTGGTAAAATCGTTCGTCGCAGAGCTTTTAAAAACCACTTGCTTCAACATAAAAGCTCTACTCGCAAGCGGAGACTGTCTCAAATGGCAGCTGTCTGTGAGAGAGATGAAGAGAATGTTGTTTTAATGCTGCCTTATCTCTAA